A section of the Novipirellula caenicola genome encodes:
- a CDS encoding metallophosphoesterase family protein, translating into MKYLCFSDLHCDTAAAEKLVAMSENVDVVIGAGDFANQHRGISDTLNILAAIEKPSVLVPGNGETAEELKQAAASWKTATVLHGDGCEALGVQFWGVGGGIPVTPFGAWSYDFDEEQAAEMLKGCPEGGVLVVHSPPIDSVDHDTGGRVRGSQAIRDIVEARKPKLVVCGHIHSDWGKQVHIGSSLVLNAGPSGVVVEIP; encoded by the coding sequence ATGAAATACCTTTGCTTTAGCGATCTGCACTGTGACACGGCGGCCGCGGAAAAATTGGTGGCGATGTCCGAGAACGTCGACGTCGTGATCGGTGCAGGCGACTTTGCGAACCAGCATCGTGGAATCTCCGACACGTTGAATATCTTGGCGGCGATCGAGAAACCATCCGTTCTCGTGCCCGGAAATGGAGAAACCGCCGAAGAGTTAAAGCAGGCCGCAGCCTCGTGGAAAACCGCCACTGTCTTGCACGGCGATGGATGTGAAGCCCTTGGGGTCCAATTCTGGGGTGTCGGCGGCGGGATCCCCGTGACCCCATTTGGTGCCTGGAGCTACGACTTTGACGAAGAACAGGCGGCCGAGATGCTCAAGGGATGTCCCGAAGGGGGCGTCTTGGTGGTTCATTCGCCGCCAATCGATAGCGTTGATCACGACACCGGGGGACGCGTCCGTGGCAGCCAAGCGATTCGTGATATCGTCGAAGCAAGAAAACCCAAATTGGTCGTCTGTGGCCATATCCACAGCGACTGGGGCAAGCAGGTGCATATCGGATCGTCCCTGGTGCTCAATGCAGGTCCATCCGGAGTGGTGGTTGAGATTCCCTAG
- a CDS encoding acyltransferase, with product MSESTQSILKPHQRIVELDALRALAAINLLLFHLSYVYAVKYGFVSPLGWSWPFGKYGVEMFFILSGFVNSMSLLRRGKPVDFVAARMIRIVPFFLIVIVANLWITRQMPLSGEPLGAEQFFANLTLLPRVLGYECVDPVMWTLQVEMMFYITLVVLFKIGALRRYFIGWGTLCALSLIACPMLDAYADQYADARWFSLLSSLRLLMLLDFVPLFAIGFLLYMIKTGTGKRWQNMLGILLACGVFHSIDHGKHNPVATVLIVTLVTLCAYGKMPLLRLRPLVYISTISYALYLCHNNLGCILMYRLNHSGIPSNISFLMAVAFSFSLAIIVTHRIEQPITNALRKLWTRHRTKPEPESVPAAVS from the coding sequence ATGTCTGAGTCGACTCAATCCATTCTGAAACCCCATCAACGTATCGTCGAACTCGATGCGCTTCGCGCGTTGGCGGCGATCAATTTGCTGCTGTTTCACCTGTCGTACGTGTACGCGGTCAAATACGGTTTTGTTTCACCACTTGGATGGAGCTGGCCGTTTGGCAAGTACGGCGTCGAGATGTTCTTTATCCTCAGCGGATTTGTGAACAGCATGTCGCTGCTGCGGCGGGGGAAACCGGTCGATTTCGTTGCCGCTCGGATGATTCGCATCGTCCCGTTCTTTTTAATCGTGATCGTTGCAAACCTTTGGATCACGCGGCAGATGCCGTTGTCGGGCGAACCGCTCGGCGCGGAACAGTTCTTTGCGAATTTGACGCTGCTTCCTCGCGTGCTCGGCTATGAATGTGTCGATCCCGTGATGTGGACACTGCAAGTCGAGATGATGTTCTATATCACGTTGGTGGTGCTGTTTAAGATCGGCGCGTTGCGGCGATATTTCATCGGCTGGGGAACGTTGTGTGCACTGTCGCTGATCGCGTGTCCGATGTTGGATGCCTACGCGGATCAATATGCAGACGCACGTTGGTTCTCGCTGCTCTCGAGTCTGCGATTGTTGATGTTGCTCGATTTCGTGCCGCTCTTTGCAATCGGTTTTCTACTTTACATGATCAAAACCGGAACAGGAAAACGTTGGCAGAATATGCTGGGTATCTTGCTTGCGTGCGGTGTTTTCCACAGCATCGACCACGGCAAACATAACCCCGTTGCTACCGTGTTGATCGTCACGCTGGTGACCTTGTGTGCTTACGGCAAAATGCCGCTGCTGCGGCTTCGACCGCTGGTCTATATCAGTACGATCTCCTACGCACTCTATCTGTGTCACAACAACCTGGGCTGCATCCTGATGTATCGACTGAACCATTCGGGGATTCCGTCGAACATCAGTTTTCTGATGGCAGTGGCGTTTTCCTTTTCGTTGGCCATCATCGTAACTCATCGAATCGAGCAGCCGATCACCAACGCCCTTCGCAAACTGTGGACGCGTCACCGCACCAAACCTGAACCAGAATCGGTTCCTGCGGCGGTTAGTTAG
- a CDS encoding carboxypeptidase-like regulatory domain-containing protein — translation MRLYVTALSLLLAMVVAAPRVHAENEINHLTISQWVSMASSDSLTGRVVVPSVNGEAKAIADAKVTLLSSDGKVWRATSDEAGKFSVANIKPGIYSVTAKAKDVFACCAMHVLDPQAAAEANFPSEVEIAAANVDYTLVKTAVIRYLPARVSEAAVVLPTEKLGEVAKRVCGDQYLRVMQSEGGMKGSLRLAGGDLEAAGLTNVFVVKNGETVARAVTDREGSFEIAELPAGEYSLLAVGSAGVGLAGFELVGEEPQKESVGDDKEKLIKIFGHHKHCCASFEMQVAPMPQIIHCCDEAIVDGGPIVDGCGCGVPGEIIGDGGIAVDGFGTPLDGGYVPGGGYGGYGGGYGGGYGGGGGGGGFGGGGLGGIAGLAAIGGLIAVSIDDDDNPVITPPTPLSPVQ, via the coding sequence ATGAGACTTTACGTAACGGCACTTTCACTTCTACTCGCAATGGTGGTCGCAGCGCCTCGCGTGCACGCCGAAAACGAGATCAACCATCTGACGATTAGCCAATGGGTTAGCATGGCATCGTCGGATTCGTTGACCGGACGTGTGGTTGTACCGTCGGTCAATGGAGAAGCGAAAGCCATCGCAGATGCCAAGGTCACCTTGCTCTCGAGCGATGGAAAGGTGTGGCGAGCCACCTCCGATGAGGCTGGTAAGTTCTCGGTGGCCAACATCAAGCCCGGCATTTACTCGGTGACGGCCAAAGCCAAAGACGTGTTTGCATGTTGTGCGATGCATGTCTTGGATCCTCAGGCAGCCGCGGAGGCAAACTTCCCCAGCGAAGTCGAAATCGCTGCGGCCAATGTCGACTATACATTGGTCAAAACCGCGGTGATTCGTTATTTGCCCGCTCGAGTATCAGAGGCTGCGGTGGTTCTGCCCACTGAGAAATTGGGCGAAGTCGCCAAACGAGTTTGTGGTGACCAATACCTTCGAGTCATGCAGAGCGAAGGCGGAATGAAGGGCAGCCTTCGTCTTGCCGGTGGCGATTTAGAAGCCGCAGGTCTTACCAACGTGTTTGTGGTCAAGAATGGCGAAACCGTTGCACGTGCCGTCACCGACCGCGAAGGCAGCTTCGAAATCGCTGAACTGCCCGCAGGCGAATACTCGCTTCTTGCTGTCGGTTCGGCAGGTGTTGGGTTGGCTGGCTTCGAATTGGTCGGCGAAGAGCCTCAAAAAGAATCAGTGGGCGATGACAAGGAAAAACTGATCAAGATCTTTGGTCACCACAAGCACTGCTGTGCGTCATTCGAAATGCAAGTTGCCCCGATGCCACAAATCATTCACTGCTGTGACGAAGCAATCGTCGATGGCGGACCGATCGTGGACGGCTGTGGTTGCGGCGTTCCTGGCGAAATCATTGGTGATGGCGGAATCGCCGTCGATGGCTTTGGTACGCCTCTCGATGGTGGCTACGTTCCTGGTGGAGGATACGGCGGCTACGGTGGCGGTTATGGCGGCGGCTACGGTGGTGGCGGCGGAGGAGGCGGTTTTGGTGGCGGCGGACTCGGTGGGATTGCCGGTCTCGCAGCGATCGGCGGGTTGATCGCTGTCTCGATTGATGATGATGACAATCCTGTGATCACTCCCCCAACTCCCCTCAGTCCTGTGCAGTAA
- a CDS encoding response regulator — protein MADQHRILVVDDSATQLIQIRMLLETSGYEVSVATDGVQALAKVKEQMPDLVVTDLQMPNMDGLELVREITTQQLPVPVILTTAAGSELIAAQALHAGAASYVPKSALATILLPTVRRTLELQKAAQTNQLLASCLDRTEMSWALTNDQSLVPDLIGRVESILNELADYDPGQHMQIAMALDEAIVNAMIHGNLEIDSELRRMEDGQPYLDMIDARMNESPYGDRRVYFRLVADREGVMFTIRDEGPGFCLDDVPDPTDPSNLDKEGGRGLLLINTFMDEVKHNEKGNEITMIKRCVSDVQESPVAEESSV, from the coding sequence ATGGCTGACCAGCACCGAATTCTTGTCGTCGACGATAGCGCGACACAGTTGATTCAAATTCGCATGCTTTTAGAAACGTCAGGTTACGAGGTCAGTGTCGCAACCGACGGAGTGCAGGCGCTTGCGAAGGTCAAAGAGCAAATGCCCGATCTCGTCGTCACCGACTTGCAAATGCCCAACATGGACGGTTTGGAACTCGTCCGCGAGATCACGACACAGCAGTTGCCGGTGCCGGTGATTTTGACCACTGCCGCCGGTAGCGAACTGATCGCGGCCCAAGCGCTGCACGCCGGTGCTGCAAGCTATGTTCCCAAAAGCGCGCTGGCGACCATCTTGCTGCCGACCGTGCGGCGGACACTCGAATTACAGAAAGCAGCTCAAACCAACCAATTATTGGCGAGTTGTCTCGATCGCACCGAGATGTCCTGGGCGCTGACCAATGACCAATCGCTGGTCCCTGATTTGATCGGCCGTGTCGAATCGATTCTGAACGAGTTGGCCGACTACGATCCTGGCCAACACATGCAGATTGCGATGGCGCTTGACGAAGCGATTGTCAACGCCATGATCCACGGGAATCTTGAAATCGACTCGGAACTGCGGCGGATGGAGGATGGGCAACCCTATCTGGACATGATCGACGCACGCATGAACGAATCACCGTATGGCGATCGCCGCGTCTATTTCCGCTTGGTCGCCGATCGCGAAGGGGTGATGTTTACGATTCGCGATGAGGGACCTGGGTTCTGTTTGGACGATGTTCCCGATCCGACCGACCCCAGCAATCTTGACAAAGAAGGCGGACGTGGGCTGCTGTTGATCAACACATTCATGGATGAAGTGAAGCACAATGAAAAAGGGAACGAGATCACGATGATCAAACGTTGCGTCTCGGATGTGCAGGAATCGCCTGTTGCCGAGGAGTCGTCGGTGTGA
- a CDS encoding BON domain-containing protein yields the protein MRRTYFGLAIAAIAALGPMQVFGGDREIAQQIIQRLKVNRDSGALKDFTLDMKVDNGVVLFRGNVSQSAQKDLVLKTASGIEGIQNIVDEVTINGHAPEAEKATAVVVKPAKSVAVVTPAPAIEESVKPAKADSTSNAVAKSNRNQPRESNFSFSQALAAKAAAIQKQEVKEESSSVSESTIVQAAMPHFEAPEAMPGEIRPTAAVELNASPIPSEDEQVVSAVVGALGQAQKSGKLRGFGVDVTSHGGVVHLKGRAASQSQRDAIIRIAESTPGVAGVRDTIEVAQAELPHLPKPPALQAAPAPQMQARMAANQGPAPAMAAPYRMSQQPQPVQAAPVGYGGVPGAPVMGQPVPMAPYTGGGAPRYDAPNLPNYAWPGYASYPNYAALTYPQQYSPSAWPYIGPFYPYPQVPLGWRKVSLEWDDGWWFLDFTDR from the coding sequence ATGCGACGGACGTATTTCGGATTGGCGATTGCCGCGATCGCCGCTTTAGGACCTATGCAGGTCTTTGGCGGCGACCGAGAAATCGCTCAGCAAATTATTCAACGGTTGAAAGTCAACCGTGACTCGGGAGCGTTGAAGGACTTCACGCTCGACATGAAAGTTGACAATGGCGTCGTGCTGTTCCGCGGCAACGTCAGCCAGTCGGCGCAAAAAGATCTCGTCCTGAAGACTGCTTCAGGCATCGAAGGGATCCAAAACATTGTCGACGAAGTGACGATCAACGGTCACGCCCCCGAGGCAGAAAAGGCGACCGCAGTGGTCGTCAAACCAGCAAAGAGCGTTGCGGTTGTAACCCCCGCCCCTGCGATTGAAGAATCAGTCAAACCTGCGAAAGCGGATTCGACTTCAAACGCAGTCGCGAAATCCAATCGCAACCAACCCCGTGAATCGAACTTTTCGTTCAGCCAAGCTTTGGCTGCGAAAGCCGCTGCGATTCAAAAACAAGAAGTGAAGGAAGAATCGTCATCGGTTAGCGAATCGACGATCGTTCAAGCTGCCATGCCTCACTTTGAGGCCCCTGAGGCGATGCCAGGCGAAATTCGCCCGACTGCCGCAGTGGAGCTGAACGCGTCGCCCATTCCAAGCGAAGACGAGCAAGTGGTTTCGGCCGTCGTCGGAGCTCTCGGACAAGCCCAGAAATCGGGCAAACTCCGTGGCTTTGGTGTCGATGTGACCAGCCATGGTGGTGTCGTTCACTTGAAAGGACGCGCCGCTTCGCAGAGCCAACGTGATGCGATTATTCGTATCGCCGAGTCGACTCCAGGAGTCGCAGGCGTGCGTGACACGATCGAAGTCGCTCAAGCCGAGCTGCCTCATCTGCCAAAACCGCCAGCGTTGCAAGCTGCACCGGCACCGCAGATGCAAGCTCGTATGGCGGCCAACCAAGGCCCCGCCCCAGCCATGGCGGCTCCTTACCGCATGAGCCAGCAACCACAACCGGTCCAAGCGGCCCCGGTCGGTTATGGCGGCGTGCCAGGAGCTCCTGTGATGGGACAACCTGTGCCAATGGCTCCTTACACTGGCGGTGGAGCTCCGCGGTACGATGCACCTAACTTGCCCAACTATGCTTGGCCAGGTTACGCGTCTTACCCCAACTATGCTGCTTTGACTTACCCACAGCAGTACAGCCCATCGGCATGGCCTTACATCGGCCCGTTCTATCCGTACCCACAAGTACCGCTGGGATGGCGTAAGGTTAGCCTAGAATGGGACGATGGTTGGTGGTTCTTGGACTTCACCGATCGCTAA
- a CDS encoding aldehyde dehydrogenase family protein, with the protein MITLSPLRWGKPYESLDFKDVVHFDTGAPIARVGTVGGGIVGRDMRKSHLAREALLQFSTDDLIERCKKAAELFEKGDLSVGDSTQTVDDFVHQQSASTGLPEHMCRSNMAKNSFVLANMGEILDCLTRGLDLSILSRGYGEEGRGVIVSYQVQTPVLGAVLPNNSPGVHTLWLPAVPLQIGLALKPGSQEPWTPYRMISAFIAAGIPAEAFSLYPGDHDVGGAIMTKTSRSMIFGSAQTLAQHAGNPRVQAHGPGFSKILLGDDVVDDWEDYLDLMVESVLSNSGRSCINCSGIWASRHTREIGEAIAKRIGPVDVLPPADDNAQLAAFTVPAMATGTYAMVQQDLAESGVTDLTAEYGEKLIERDHCAYLRPMVVLADSPDRQVASKEYMFPFVSVVQCPQSEMLNRIGPTLIGTVITRDGDLIKAAGNSTDIDRLNIGPIPTNRLNWLQPHEGNLIDFLFRSRAYQIAE; encoded by the coding sequence ATGATCACGCTTAGTCCACTGCGTTGGGGAAAACCCTACGAGTCGCTCGATTTCAAAGACGTTGTCCACTTCGATACCGGGGCGCCAATTGCTCGCGTTGGTACCGTTGGCGGCGGTATCGTCGGTCGCGATATGCGAAAATCTCATTTGGCACGCGAAGCACTGCTGCAGTTTTCAACCGACGATTTGATCGAGCGTTGCAAAAAAGCAGCAGAGCTGTTTGAGAAGGGGGACCTGAGTGTCGGCGACTCAACGCAAACCGTCGACGACTTTGTGCATCAGCAATCGGCAAGTACGGGATTGCCCGAGCACATGTGCCGATCGAACATGGCTAAAAACAGTTTTGTGCTCGCCAACATGGGTGAGATTCTCGATTGTTTGACTCGCGGGCTTGATCTGTCCATCCTTTCGCGTGGTTACGGCGAAGAGGGACGTGGCGTGATCGTCAGCTATCAGGTGCAGACTCCGGTACTAGGTGCCGTGTTGCCCAACAATTCACCTGGCGTGCATACGTTGTGGTTGCCTGCGGTGCCGTTGCAAATTGGTTTGGCGCTTAAACCAGGTTCGCAAGAGCCATGGACGCCGTACCGAATGATCTCGGCGTTTATCGCAGCGGGAATCCCGGCCGAAGCATTTTCGCTGTACCCGGGCGATCATGATGTTGGCGGTGCGATCATGACCAAAACGTCGCGAAGCATGATTTTCGGCAGCGCCCAAACGTTGGCTCAGCATGCCGGAAATCCTCGAGTGCAAGCGCATGGCCCCGGTTTCTCAAAAATCTTGCTTGGCGACGATGTCGTGGATGATTGGGAAGATTACTTGGACCTAATGGTCGAAAGCGTGCTGAGCAATTCGGGACGCAGCTGTATCAATTGCTCGGGGATTTGGGCGAGCCGCCATACTCGCGAAATCGGCGAAGCGATTGCCAAGCGAATCGGTCCCGTCGATGTGCTGCCGCCAGCCGACGATAACGCACAGCTTGCTGCCTTCACCGTGCCAGCGATGGCGACAGGCACCTACGCGATGGTCCAACAAGACCTCGCCGAATCAGGCGTCACCGATTTGACCGCCGAATATGGCGAAAAGTTGATCGAACGAGATCATTGTGCTTACCTGCGTCCGATGGTCGTACTTGCCGATTCACCCGATCGCCAAGTCGCATCAAAAGAGTACATGTTCCCCTTCGTTTCGGTGGTGCAGTGCCCGCAATCGGAGATGCTCAATCGGATCGGTCCCACCTTGATCGGTACCGTGATCACGCGTGATGGCGACCTGATCAAAGCGGCTGGCAATAGTACCGACATCGACCGACTCAACATCGGGCCGATTCCGACGAATCGATTGAATTGGTTGCAGCCTCACGAAGGAAATCTGATCGATTTTCTGTTCCGATCGCGAGCCTACCAAATTGCCGAGTAG
- a CDS encoding prenyltransferase/squalene oxidase repeat-containing protein, which translates to MASETDITGTTPPIASAPPVHWVAETICAAPPIETEPPQQLDDSLQSVTSAPESKKRLAHDPRVIPGLVSTILHTVVLILFALLTLPVDVRESFSIRARQGEATPVVKLEALPKQDDQRTTEASLAERPTSVAIAWAEPSEIASPVSHEPRSAPLPDESLKQLSTADAPSARVLLSRIPSGGGLSGRTPEGRKQLGERFGATAESEQAVENALQWLANHQRPNGSWSFNLELDPCNGRCRHSKKNSDTATPSTGATGLALLAFLGAGYTHQGGKYEDVVRDGLYYLRSAAADADAGVDWQQGSMYGQGIALMAVAEALYMSRNPANEQGDSDLRELVTQAMTFTTYAQHANGSWGYLPGKPGDTTLTGWQVLSLLATRRNKIPLHYHTLPHARDYVLSTSVDAHYAFAYKPGMKPDTTNTAIGLTLLMYLGKTPSETPMQQALTAMASRGPKLTNVYHDYYGTLALHHSRHPGWDRWNARVRDHLVRTQSTAGHEAGSWHFPDEFGDVGGRLYTTAMSAMILEIYYRYLPLYDEIEAFPL; encoded by the coding sequence TTGGCAAGCGAAACTGACATCACCGGCACAACCCCTCCGATTGCCAGTGCACCGCCGGTGCACTGGGTGGCGGAGACGATTTGCGCCGCGCCCCCGATTGAGACCGAGCCGCCGCAGCAGCTGGACGATTCGTTACAGTCGGTAACATCCGCACCCGAATCGAAAAAACGTCTGGCCCATGATCCACGAGTCATTCCGGGACTGGTCAGCACGATCTTGCACACGGTGGTGTTGATCCTCTTTGCGCTGTTGACGCTGCCTGTGGACGTTCGGGAATCGTTCTCGATTCGAGCTCGGCAAGGCGAAGCGACCCCGGTGGTCAAGCTCGAAGCGTTGCCAAAGCAAGACGATCAACGGACGACCGAAGCGTCACTGGCCGAGCGTCCGACCTCGGTCGCAATCGCGTGGGCTGAACCGAGTGAGATCGCATCGCCGGTGAGCCACGAGCCTCGTTCGGCGCCGCTGCCGGATGAATCGCTCAAGCAATTAAGTACCGCCGACGCTCCTAGCGCTCGCGTCTTGTTGAGCCGAATCCCCAGCGGTGGCGGCTTGTCGGGACGCACTCCCGAAGGACGCAAACAATTGGGGGAACGTTTTGGCGCGACTGCCGAAAGTGAACAAGCGGTCGAAAACGCGCTGCAGTGGCTTGCCAACCATCAACGTCCTAACGGATCTTGGTCATTCAACCTTGAACTGGATCCTTGCAACGGACGCTGCCGTCACAGCAAGAAAAACTCGGATACCGCGACACCGTCGACCGGAGCGACGGGGCTAGCGCTGCTCGCGTTTCTAGGCGCCGGCTACACGCACCAAGGCGGTAAGTATGAAGATGTGGTTCGCGACGGATTGTATTATTTGCGATCGGCCGCTGCCGACGCTGACGCTGGCGTTGATTGGCAACAAGGCAGCATGTATGGCCAAGGGATCGCGTTGATGGCGGTCGCCGAGGCACTTTACATGTCGCGAAATCCTGCCAACGAGCAAGGCGATTCGGATCTCCGCGAACTGGTGACGCAAGCGATGACGTTCACGACGTATGCTCAGCATGCCAATGGTTCCTGGGGTTACCTGCCGGGCAAACCAGGTGATACCACGCTTACCGGATGGCAGGTTTTGTCGCTATTAGCGACACGACGAAACAAGATTCCACTGCATTACCACACGCTGCCGCATGCCCGCGACTATGTATTGTCGACGTCGGTCGATGCCCATTACGCTTTTGCGTACAAACCGGGGATGAAACCCGATACCACCAACACGGCGATCGGTTTGACGTTGTTGATGTACTTGGGAAAAACGCCTAGCGAAACCCCGATGCAACAGGCGTTGACAGCGATGGCGTCGCGGGGGCCGAAGTTGACCAACGTCTATCATGATTATTACGGAACGTTGGCGCTGCATCATTCGCGACATCCCGGTTGGGACCGCTGGAACGCTCGTGTTCGCGACCATTTGGTGCGAACCCAATCCACTGCGGGGCACGAGGCGGGCAGTTGGCACTTCCCCGATGAATTCGGCGATGTCGGCGGCCGACTTTATACCACGGCGATGTCGGCGATGATTCTCGAGATCTACTATCGCTATCTGCCGCTGTACGACGAGATCGAAGCGTTTCCGTTGTAA
- a CDS encoding STAS domain-containing protein yields MATFKNIRTSASEGVPVVFLTSSKFIDRELIQQTQQELIAFIQSTKPARLVINFKDVEAISSEFITTMLRCSDYVQSENGELRLCNMTPMVRMAFQVTNLDGTLLHIMDSTPKAILSFKKKK; encoded by the coding sequence ATGGCGACTTTTAAAAACATTCGAACAAGTGCTTCCGAAGGGGTGCCCGTTGTTTTTCTGACGTCGAGCAAATTTATTGATCGTGAACTCATCCAACAAACGCAACAAGAACTGATCGCGTTTATCCAATCCACCAAGCCCGCACGTTTGGTGATCAATTTCAAAGACGTTGAAGCAATCTCATCCGAATTCATTACCACCATGCTGCGCTGCAGCGATTATGTGCAAAGCGAAAATGGCGAGTTGCGACTTTGTAACATGACGCCGATGGTGCGAATGGCTTTTCAAGTGACTAATCTGGACGGAACCTTGCTGCATATCATGGACTCGACGCCCAAAGCAATCTTGTCGTTTAAGAAAAAAAAGTAA
- a CDS encoding fused response regulator/phosphatase: MKDTPSRFILMVEDSLDDIEAVRRWLAKSESAYELEVTETLGAAVQVLAGRLPDLILLDLNLPDSHGLESLNQIQAVANDVPIVVFSGHADRSMAILAVRSGAEDYVLKDEVASPEHLTRPIDLAIERCRRRLAEKSLLGFHNQLALAHRIQQMLLPDPSDCFAGVQWCGRCEPAEQAGGDFYDLMELPDGRLAFVIADVSGHGLVPAMVMMETRAILRAMAMMCDDPGTILSSANKILCRDVQLRYFVTMFLGFLCPERKTIRYASAGHPAYVISPDASVCALASKEPPLGIVDTMDYVTHEVASGFPESTLLMFTDGILDSVSPDTAYQSFDHVVEKAVRCNQGTLRDVIDSLFENIQHIGADRDDCTALLLRAAVDPNAPLS; encoded by the coding sequence GTGAAGGATACCCCATCCCGATTTATCTTGATGGTGGAAGACAGTCTCGACGATATCGAAGCGGTCCGCCGCTGGTTAGCAAAGAGTGAATCGGCCTACGAGCTAGAAGTGACTGAGACACTCGGCGCCGCAGTCCAGGTGCTAGCGGGACGATTACCCGATTTGATCCTGCTCGATTTAAATCTGCCCGATTCGCATGGGCTGGAAAGTTTGAATCAAATTCAAGCGGTGGCCAACGATGTGCCTATCGTCGTTTTCAGTGGGCACGCCGATCGTTCGATGGCAATTCTTGCCGTTCGCAGCGGGGCCGAAGACTATGTGCTGAAGGACGAAGTCGCCAGCCCCGAGCATTTGACGCGGCCGATCGATTTGGCGATCGAACGTTGTCGACGACGGTTGGCCGAAAAGTCACTGCTCGGTTTTCATAACCAGTTGGCGCTGGCCCATCGTATCCAGCAAATGTTGCTGCCCGATCCATCGGATTGCTTCGCCGGCGTTCAGTGGTGTGGCCGTTGCGAACCGGCCGAACAGGCCGGAGGTGATTTTTATGATTTGATGGAGTTGCCCGATGGACGTTTGGCCTTTGTGATCGCGGACGTCAGTGGACATGGCCTAGTGCCGGCCATGGTGATGATGGAAACGCGAGCGATCCTTCGCGCGATGGCGATGATGTGCGACGATCCAGGAACGATTCTTAGTAGCGCAAATAAAATCCTTTGCCGCGATGTGCAGTTGCGTTATTTCGTGACCATGTTTCTCGGCTTTCTCTGCCCTGAACGAAAAACGATTCGCTATGCCAGTGCGGGACACCCGGCCTACGTGATTAGCCCTGATGCATCGGTTTGTGCCTTGGCGTCCAAGGAACCGCCATTGGGGATCGTTGACACGATGGACTACGTCACTCACGAGGTCGCCAGCGGGTTTCCCGAATCGACCTTGTTGATGTTCACCGACGGAATTCTTGACTCGGTTTCTCCCGACACGGCCTATCAATCGTTTGATCATGTCGTTGAAAAAGCGGTTCGCTGTAACCAGGGAACGCTCCGCGACGTGATTGATTCGCTGTTTGAAAACATCCAGCATATCGGCGCCGATCGCGATGATTGCACCGCGTTGCTGCTGAGGGCGGCGGTCGACCCAAACGCCCCGCTTTCCTGA